One genomic region from Pyramidobacter piscolens W5455 encodes:
- a CDS encoding tyrosine-type recombinase/integrase, with the protein MNRDLPKGIRKVGNRYKWEIMYNGVRRAGYTVTLEEAIQLRKDIPKMLSARASDTSPKCLGGAIAHLLATDWSEDQCKSHAWFVRNTNLIMRYFNPVMLLSEITAEKIDEYVLHLKNVERNSGGTINRKLSALSKILSWGAEKGYIAKKPKVPRLKESVGRLRFLSEAEEIRVLNYFKDNGYRVEYLSCIVLVDTGIRTGELFKASVKDVDWNAGDHGIIILRDTKNNDTRSVPLTKRAADALKELSGLSPNHEQFVPKEDWLRSAWLKMRETLGYADDKFMVPHILRHTCASRLVQKGAPLYSVAKWLGHRNLMTTRRYAHLRPDDLYGMTKLLE; encoded by the coding sequence ATGAACAGAGACTTGCCCAAGGGCATTAGAAAGGTAGGCAACCGATATAAATGGGAAATTATGTACAACGGCGTCAGGCGTGCTGGCTATACCGTCACGCTGGAAGAAGCTATACAGCTAAGGAAGGATATACCGAAGATGTTGAGCGCACGCGCCAGCGACACCAGCCCTAAATGTTTGGGCGGCGCGATCGCCCACCTGCTGGCAACCGACTGGTCGGAAGACCAGTGTAAAAGCCACGCGTGGTTTGTCAGAAACACGAACCTCATCATGCGGTATTTCAACCCGGTCATGCTGCTGTCCGAAATCACAGCAGAAAAGATTGATGAATACGTACTCCATTTGAAAAACGTCGAACGCAACTCAGGCGGTACCATCAACAGGAAACTGTCTGCGTTGAGCAAAATCCTGTCGTGGGGAGCAGAGAAAGGATATATCGCCAAAAAGCCCAAAGTCCCGCGACTAAAAGAAAGCGTTGGGAGGCTCCGCTTCTTGAGTGAAGCCGAAGAAATCCGTGTCCTCAACTATTTCAAAGACAACGGTTATCGTGTTGAATACCTGTCATGTATCGTGTTGGTCGATACCGGCATCCGAACGGGGGAGTTGTTCAAGGCCTCTGTGAAAGACGTAGATTGGAACGCCGGCGATCATGGCATTATCATTCTGCGCGACACGAAGAACAACGACACGCGTTCCGTTCCGCTGACCAAGCGCGCGGCTGACGCGCTGAAAGAACTAAGCGGACTATCACCGAATCACGAACAGTTTGTGCCGAAAGAAGACTGGCTCCGTTCAGCGTGGCTGAAAATGCGTGAAACGCTTGGCTACGCTGACGATAAATTCATGGTGCCTCATATCCTGCGCCACACCTGCGCCAGCCGCCTCGTTCAGAAAGGTGCCCCGTTGTATTCAGTTGCGAAATGGCTTGGACATCGGAATTTAATGACGACCAGAAGGTATGCTCATCTCCGGCCGGACGATCTCTACGGAATGACGAAATTGTTGGAATAA
- the cysS gene encoding cysteine--tRNA ligase, with protein sequence MALALYNDLTRKKEPFVPLHEGKVAFYSCGPTVYDYFHIGNARPFIVFDVLRRYLEFRGYEVTFVQNFTDIDDKMIARANRDGVTVQQLAEKTIADYYEDADALGIKRASFYPRATEYIPKIIAMIQRIIDNGHAYVADGTVFFDVKSFPAYGKLSHQNLDDLQSGARIEVDDVKRSPLDFVLWKPQKPGEPAWESPWGLGRPGWHIECSAMSTDLLGDTVDIHTGGIDLVFPHHENEIAQTEAATGKPFVKYWLHNEYILINAEKMSKSLGNFLTARAARQKFPPLAIRMFMLGAHYRSPINFTPEGLEQAAAAVERLRNCWSDLQFAKGGRLGETSAAGAALMAALDTFRADFTAAMDDDFNTAAAIGVIFEAVTEVNKYLKGNEKLDPAAVAAAEKFFGDIDSVMGIIGIEQEKKEESGDEAARIEPLIAERNAARKARDFKRSDAIRDELAAQGIILEDTPQGTKWKKKI encoded by the coding sequence ATGGCACTCGCGCTTTATAACGATTTGACGCGTAAAAAGGAGCCGTTCGTCCCGCTGCACGAAGGAAAGGTCGCTTTTTACAGCTGCGGCCCCACCGTATACGACTATTTCCACATCGGCAACGCCCGTCCCTTCATCGTCTTCGACGTGCTGCGCCGCTATCTCGAGTTCCGCGGCTACGAAGTCACCTTCGTGCAGAACTTCACCGACATCGACGACAAGATGATCGCCCGCGCCAACCGCGACGGCGTCACCGTGCAGCAACTGGCCGAGAAAACCATCGCCGATTATTACGAAGACGCCGACGCGCTGGGCATCAAGCGCGCCTCTTTCTATCCCCGCGCCACCGAGTACATCCCCAAGATCATCGCGATGATCCAGCGCATCATCGACAACGGCCACGCCTACGTGGCCGACGGCACCGTGTTTTTCGACGTGAAAAGCTTCCCCGCGTACGGCAAACTGAGCCATCAGAACCTCGACGACCTGCAGTCGGGCGCGCGCATCGAAGTGGACGATGTCAAGCGCAGCCCGCTCGATTTTGTGCTCTGGAAGCCGCAGAAGCCCGGCGAACCCGCCTGGGAAAGCCCCTGGGGCCTCGGCCGCCCGGGCTGGCACATCGAGTGCAGCGCCATGTCCACCGATCTGCTCGGCGACACCGTCGACATTCACACCGGCGGCATCGACCTGGTCTTCCCCCACCACGAGAACGAGATCGCCCAGACCGAGGCCGCCACGGGCAAACCGTTCGTCAAATACTGGCTGCACAACGAGTACATCCTCATCAACGCCGAAAAAATGTCCAAGTCGCTGGGCAATTTCCTCACCGCCCGCGCCGCGCGCCAGAAGTTCCCGCCGCTGGCCATCCGCATGTTCATGCTCGGCGCCCATTACCGCTCGCCCATCAACTTCACCCCCGAAGGGCTCGAACAGGCCGCCGCGGCCGTAGAGCGCCTGCGCAACTGCTGGAGCGACCTGCAGTTCGCCAAGGGCGGCCGCCTCGGCGAAACGTCCGCCGCCGGCGCCGCCCTCATGGCCGCGCTGGACACATTCCGCGCCGATTTCACCGCCGCCATGGACGACGACTTCAACACCGCCGCCGCCATCGGCGTGATCTTCGAAGCCGTCACCGAGGTCAACAAATACCTGAAGGGCAACGAAAAACTCGACCCCGCCGCCGTGGCGGCCGCCGAAAAGTTTTTCGGCGACATCGACAGCGTCATGGGCATCATCGGCATCGAACAGGAAAAGAAAGAAGAAAGCGGCGACGAAGCCGCCCGGATCGAGCCCCTGATCGCCGAGCGCAACGCCGCCAGAAAGGCAAGGGATTTCAAACGTTCCGACGCCATCCGCGACGAGCTGGCCGCCCAGGGCATCATCCTCGAAGACACGCCGCAGGGCACCAAGTGGAAGAAAAAAATTTAG
- the ribD gene encoding bifunctional diaminohydroxyphosphoribosylaminopyrimidine deaminase/5-amino-6-(5-phosphoribosylamino)uracil reductase RibD, whose product MRQQWTDEHHMRQALDLALRGLGKTTPNPMVGCVIVKDGEVVGRGWHDHLGGLHAEAAALRDAGDKARGATVYVTLEPCSHQGRQPPCAPALVKSGVTRCVCAVGDPNPKVSGRGLKILSDAGVETVCGVLEKEASWLNRGFFSLQTRRRPWVTLKAALSLDGSMALADGTSRWITGEAARAESHRLRGENDAILIGSGTLRHDDPALTVRAVEGPSPRPVILCSDAAVLKGNYKALRRDAIVFVPEGTAVPPERSGRVYAVSSSAGRPDLKAALEKLAELGLARVLVEAGPTICSAFIAAGLADEYQLFVAPVFTGEGRKITGSIRLRRMDDAIPMTLRDVRTAGRDLWLEGGNPCSLDWLKQ is encoded by the coding sequence ATGAGACAGCAATGGACCGATGAGCATCACATGCGTCAGGCTCTTGATCTGGCGCTGCGCGGCCTAGGCAAAACGACGCCCAACCCTATGGTCGGCTGCGTGATCGTCAAAGACGGCGAAGTGGTCGGCCGCGGCTGGCACGACCATCTCGGCGGACTCCACGCCGAGGCGGCGGCCCTACGCGACGCGGGAGACAAGGCGCGCGGCGCCACGGTCTATGTGACGTTGGAGCCATGCAGCCATCAGGGGCGTCAGCCGCCCTGCGCTCCGGCCCTGGTGAAGTCCGGCGTCACGCGTTGCGTCTGCGCCGTCGGCGATCCCAACCCGAAAGTCAGCGGCCGCGGCCTGAAAATTTTGAGCGACGCCGGCGTCGAAACCGTCTGCGGCGTGCTTGAAAAAGAAGCGTCGTGGCTGAACCGCGGTTTTTTCTCCCTGCAGACGCGCCGCCGTCCCTGGGTGACGCTCAAGGCCGCCCTGTCGCTGGACGGCTCCATGGCCTTGGCCGACGGAACCAGCCGGTGGATCACCGGCGAAGCGGCGCGCGCCGAGAGCCATCGCCTGCGCGGCGAGAACGACGCGATCCTGATCGGTTCGGGAACCTTGCGGCACGACGATCCGGCGCTGACCGTCCGCGCCGTGGAGGGCCCGTCGCCGCGCCCCGTGATCCTCTGTTCCGACGCCGCCGTCTTGAAGGGGAACTACAAAGCCCTGCGCCGCGACGCGATCGTTTTCGTCCCCGAAGGAACGGCTGTTCCGCCCGAACGGAGCGGACGCGTTTATGCCGTTTCGTCGTCCGCGGGCCGTCCCGACCTGAAAGCCGCGCTGGAAAAACTGGCGGAGCTGGGGCTTGCCCGCGTACTGGTGGAAGCGGGGCCGACAATCTGCTCGGCCTTCATCGCGGCCGGGCTGGCCGACGAATATCAGCTTTTCGTGGCCCCCGTGTTCACGGGCGAGGGACGGAAAATCACCGGCTCGATTCGTTTGCGGCGCATGGACGACGCCATCCCCATGACGCTGCGCGACGTCCGCACCGCGGGGCGCGACCTGTGGCTCGAAGGAGGAAATCCATGTTCACTGGACTGGTTGAAGCAGTAG
- the serS gene encoding serine--tRNA ligase: MLDIHMIREDTEAVKAYLKARNNDFDVDKVLALDDERKKLLASVEEVKARRNAGSKEVGRIKAAGGDAAAVMDEMRRLGEQIKADDARVAEIDEELRELMLQIPNRPDATVPVGKDETENVEVRRWGAPRRFDFEPKAHWDVAEACGLLDFERGPRMAQSRFTVFKGLGARLERAIMNYMLDMHTQKHGYTEFNVPVMVNSESMLGTGQLPKFAEDLYKVEKDDLWMIPTAEVPLTNMHNGEMLSESELPKYYTAYTPCFRRESGSYGRDVRGIMRLHQFDKVEMVKICTPESSWDELEKLTGNAEEVLQGLGLPYRVIVLCTGDMGFGSAKTYDVEVWLPSQNCYREISSCSNCVDFQARRMNTRYRPADGGKPRYVHTLNGSGLAIGRTLIAVLENCQNADGSVDLPEALVPYMGGVKHIEPLGKK, encoded by the coding sequence ATGCTCGATATACATATGATTCGCGAGGACACGGAGGCCGTCAAGGCCTATCTGAAAGCGAGAAACAACGACTTCGACGTCGACAAAGTGCTGGCGCTCGACGACGAACGCAAGAAACTGCTGGCTTCCGTCGAAGAGGTCAAGGCCCGGCGCAACGCCGGTTCCAAAGAAGTCGGCAGGATCAAGGCAGCCGGAGGCGACGCTGCCGCCGTCATGGACGAGATGAGAAGGCTCGGCGAGCAGATCAAGGCCGACGACGCCCGCGTGGCCGAGATCGACGAGGAACTTCGCGAGCTCATGCTGCAGATCCCCAACCGTCCCGACGCCACCGTGCCCGTCGGCAAGGACGAGACCGAAAACGTGGAAGTGCGCCGTTGGGGCGCGCCGCGCCGTTTCGATTTCGAGCCCAAGGCTCATTGGGACGTGGCCGAAGCCTGCGGACTGCTCGATTTCGAGCGCGGCCCCCGCATGGCTCAAAGCCGCTTTACCGTCTTCAAGGGATTGGGCGCCCGACTCGAGCGCGCGATCATGAACTACATGCTTGACATGCATACCCAGAAGCACGGCTATACCGAGTTCAACGTCCCCGTGATGGTCAACTCCGAGTCGATGCTCGGCACCGGCCAGCTGCCCAAGTTCGCCGAGGATCTCTACAAGGTCGAGAAGGACGATCTGTGGATGATTCCCACCGCCGAAGTGCCGCTGACCAACATGCACAACGGCGAGATGCTCAGCGAGAGCGAGCTGCCCAAATATTACACGGCCTACACGCCGTGCTTCCGCCGCGAATCCGGCAGCTACGGGCGCGACGTGCGCGGCATCATGCGCCTGCACCAGTTCGACAAGGTCGAGATGGTGAAGATCTGCACGCCCGAGAGCAGCTGGGACGAACTCGAAAAGCTGACCGGCAACGCCGAGGAAGTGCTGCAGGGGCTCGGGCTGCCGTATCGCGTCATCGTGCTCTGCACCGGCGACATGGGGTTCGGCTCCGCCAAGACCTACGACGTGGAAGTTTGGCTGCCCAGCCAGAACTGCTACCGCGAGATCAGCTCGTGCAGCAACTGCGTCGATTTTCAGGCGCGCCGCATGAACACGCGCTATCGTCCCGCCGACGGCGGCAAGCCCCGCTACGTTCACACGCTGAACGGTTCCGGTCTGGCGATCGGTCGCACGCTGATCGCCGTGCTCGAAAACTGCCAGAACGCCGACGGCTCCGTCGATCTGCCCGAAGCTTTGGTCCCCTACATGGGCGGCGTCAAGCACATCGAACCGCTCGGCAAAAAGTAA
- a CDS encoding riboflavin synthase, producing MFTGLVEAVGTIVAVSRRGDVTVFRVGAPFAGELKRGESVAVSGVCTTVTERDGASFAVELTGETMNASRFSFVTTGERVNLERALPADGRLDGHFVAGHVDGTALVMSLRRGRHAADLWLNLPQDLARYVVRKGSLCVDGVSLTVAAVEGNACSVAVIPETLARTTLGTLAAGKKVNVETDLIARYVEKLMGLEAPRDASKTPPELTAERLARMGW from the coding sequence ATGTTCACTGGACTGGTTGAAGCAGTAGGGACGATCGTCGCCGTCTCCCGCCGCGGGGATGTGACCGTTTTCCGCGTCGGCGCTCCGTTCGCCGGCGAACTGAAACGCGGCGAATCGGTGGCCGTCAGCGGCGTCTGCACGACCGTGACCGAGCGCGACGGCGCTTCGTTCGCCGTGGAACTGACCGGCGAAACCATGAACGCATCGCGATTTTCCTTCGTTACCACGGGCGAGCGCGTCAACCTCGAACGGGCGCTGCCGGCCGACGGCCGGCTGGACGGGCATTTCGTGGCCGGGCACGTGGACGGTACCGCTCTGGTCATGTCGCTGCGCCGCGGCCGCCACGCGGCCGATCTGTGGCTGAACCTGCCGCAGGATCTGGCGCGCTACGTCGTGCGCAAGGGCTCGCTCTGCGTCGACGGCGTCAGCCTGACCGTCGCGGCGGTGGAAGGCAACGCCTGCTCCGTGGCCGTGATCCCGGAGACGTTGGCGCGCACGACCCTCGGAACTCTGGCGGCCGGCAAAAAGGTGAACGTCGAGACCGACCTGATCGCCCGCTACGTGGAAAAGCTGATGGGGCTGGAAGCGCCGCGCGACGCCTCGAAAACGCCGCCTGAATTGACGGCGGAGCGGCTGGCGCGGATGGGCTGGTAA
- a CDS encoding phosphoethanolamine transferase codes for MAALQYGIYISYILRFGGRPSASAVMTVLGTHTAEVQGFLLDQFGLRYMVLAVGIAIMSWAVPCFISERIVSSRRRKYAAFLLVLSLGLALAYRYKAESYSNLFFDFRSGVRQYRLAVKSMSLRRADRSHEAGTLHTVKRGTGEVCLVVVGESANRTHMACYGYDRPTTPWLSDDSRAICLERSYSCMTHTEPAVTMALSRLNNYAPGLNERTAMMPMIADSLSLIDFLRSVGVKTYWLSGQERIGNYNNFLTGKLAVCADKMKFLCDEPIVSGSGHFDGELAGYLQEILQQASLQENLVIFLHLQGSHWVYLHNVPTDWPWLQEKAGIAEELHDVWNAYDRTIFYTDSVLRAFIQELEKCKFTVSSMIYFSDHGEKVPGGHNFDNFVPDMAKIPVVFWGSNGYQRRYPETVAQIRKNRKNIFTSDLMFEFILGVNHVTFDGLEYKRQFTSPLYHIDADNARFWQGRMLKDMIPDLREPS; via the coding sequence TTGGCGGCTCTTCAATATGGGATCTATATTTCCTATATTCTGCGTTTCGGCGGTCGGCCAAGCGCATCGGCCGTGATGACCGTACTTGGCACTCACACTGCGGAGGTGCAGGGATTTCTGCTTGACCAATTTGGTTTAAGGTATATGGTCCTAGCGGTGGGCATTGCGATAATGTCTTGGGCAGTTCCATGTTTTATATCTGAGCGAATAGTTTCTTCGCGGCGCCGAAAGTATGCGGCGTTTTTGCTTGTTTTGTCCTTGGGGCTGGCGTTGGCGTACAGATATAAGGCGGAAAGCTACAGCAATCTGTTTTTCGATTTCAGAAGCGGTGTGCGTCAATATCGGCTGGCTGTTAAGAGCATGAGTCTGCGCAGGGCAGACCGTTCTCATGAAGCGGGAACGTTGCATACTGTTAAGCGCGGAACAGGTGAAGTCTGTCTCGTGGTGGTCGGCGAATCCGCCAATCGGACGCATATGGCTTGTTATGGATATGATCGTCCTACAACGCCATGGTTGAGTGACGATTCTCGAGCGATCTGTCTTGAACGGAGTTATTCCTGTATGACTCATACTGAGCCCGCGGTGACAATGGCATTGAGTCGTTTGAATAATTACGCGCCAGGGCTGAATGAACGCACGGCGATGATGCCCATGATCGCAGACTCTTTGTCTTTGATTGATTTTCTGCGCTCCGTGGGGGTAAAAACATATTGGTTGAGCGGGCAAGAGCGGATTGGCAACTATAATAATTTCTTGACGGGAAAGCTGGCTGTCTGCGCTGACAAAATGAAATTTCTCTGCGACGAACCTATTGTTTCCGGCAGCGGACATTTTGACGGGGAATTGGCGGGTTATCTTCAAGAAATTCTTCAACAAGCTTCGCTCCAGGAGAATCTGGTAATCTTTTTGCATCTGCAGGGGAGCCACTGGGTGTATCTTCACAATGTTCCCACGGATTGGCCGTGGCTGCAGGAAAAAGCGGGTATTGCTGAAGAACTCCACGATGTATGGAATGCTTACGATCGAACCATCTTTTACACCGATTCAGTGCTGAGAGCATTTATTCAGGAGCTTGAAAAATGTAAATTTACTGTAAGTAGCATGATTTATTTTTCCGACCATGGCGAAAAAGTTCCCGGCGGACATAATTTCGATAACTTTGTTCCCGATATGGCTAAAATTCCTGTGGTGTTCTGGGGATCAAATGGCTATCAGCGGCGCTATCCTGAAACGGTGGCGCAAATCAGGAAGAACAGAAAGAATATTTTTACAAGCGACTTGATGTTCGAATTTATTCTTGGCGTTAATCATGTGACCTTTGACGGGCTTGAATACAAACGCCAGTTTACGTCTCCTCTGTATCATATTGATGCGGACAATGCCCGTTTCTGGCAGGGAAGAATGCTGAAAGATATGATTCCCGATCTGCGAGAACCGTCGTAA
- the ribE gene encoding 6,7-dimethyl-8-ribityllumazine synthase, whose product MKVVQGNLVAQGERYAIVVSRFNELICGKLVEGAKDALVRHGVKMNEFDVYWVPGAWELPLTVKELALSGRYDAVVALGAVIRGDTPHFEYVSAEMSKGLAAVGLDHRVPVAFGVLTTENLEQALLRAGSKAGNKGAEAALAALEMVSLLRQIRENKE is encoded by the coding sequence ATGAAAGTAGTTCAGGGGAATTTAGTCGCCCAGGGCGAGCGTTACGCAATCGTCGTGTCGCGTTTCAACGAACTGATCTGCGGCAAGCTGGTGGAGGGGGCCAAAGACGCGCTCGTGCGTCACGGCGTGAAAATGAACGAATTCGACGTTTACTGGGTGCCCGGGGCCTGGGAACTGCCGCTGACCGTGAAGGAACTGGCCCTTTCCGGCCGTTACGACGCGGTGGTTGCGCTCGGAGCGGTGATCCGCGGCGACACGCCTCATTTCGAGTACGTCTCCGCCGAAATGTCGAAGGGGCTGGCCGCCGTCGGCTTGGATCATCGCGTGCCCGTCGCCTTTGGCGTGCTGACCACCGAGAATCTGGAGCAGGCCCTGCTCCGCGCCGGCAGCAAGGCCGGCAACAAGGGAGCCGAAGCGGCGCTGGCCGCGCTGGAAATGGTGTCGCTGCTGAGGCAGATCCGCGAGAACAAAGAATAG
- a CDS encoding excinuclease ABC subunit UvrC, with amino-acid sequence MDEKERMGRIRAILRTLPLKPGVYLMHDETGKVIYVGKAKKLKRRVSSYFNHRDFAIPRLRKLVQTVQDISFIRTETESEAFIVESRLIKAIQPFFNVELKMGSRYPFIVVTAEKFPRVLVTHTRPKTGRVFGPYTSAGAMRSMLNMIKNFFPARNCSMNLEKEKLARPCIMYDIGKCLGPCAGKCTEKEYGETVDDILMLLSGQTADLVARLRPRMERLAKEMRFEEAAKARDTIRDLWKFSRQKLSVTLADDLDEDTWFAMTRLRDLCGLPVVPWRIDGFDISHSAGRETYGVAVVFEQGYPNQSLYRRYAIKTVEGIDDFRSMRETVLRRYRGMIESQLPLPQLILIDGGPEQLAFARQALAEVPVAIRTIALAKRDELIFTEPDKPPLRLDWNDPALRLLQRVRDESHRFAITTHRRKRVSRLSRSALEDVPGIGKHKAALLLSTFGSVQRIAALSAEELQKAPGIGPVQAAKILGFLTETPEPEAPETKKTVELVRAERPPQAVAPETARYRWDETIDVPYREMPPERRDASGGVHPAEAAGAPAEEAPGDGRAVRKTYDPKRKRGIHRA; translated from the coding sequence ATGGATGAAAAGGAACGCATGGGACGGATCCGCGCCATTCTCAGGACTTTGCCGCTCAAGCCCGGCGTCTATCTGATGCACGACGAAACGGGCAAGGTGATCTACGTCGGCAAGGCGAAAAAGCTGAAGCGCCGCGTTTCGTCCTATTTCAACCATCGGGATTTCGCCATCCCACGCCTGCGCAAGCTGGTGCAGACGGTGCAGGACATCAGCTTCATCCGCACGGAAACGGAGTCGGAGGCGTTTATCGTCGAGAGCCGCCTGATCAAGGCGATCCAACCGTTTTTCAACGTGGAACTGAAAATGGGCTCGCGCTATCCGTTCATCGTCGTCACGGCCGAAAAATTCCCGCGCGTGCTGGTCACGCACACGCGCCCGAAAACGGGGCGCGTCTTCGGCCCCTACACCAGCGCCGGCGCGATGCGCAGCATGCTGAATATGATCAAGAATTTCTTTCCGGCGCGAAACTGCTCGATGAATCTGGAAAAGGAAAAGCTGGCGCGCCCGTGTATAATGTACGATATCGGCAAGTGCCTCGGCCCGTGCGCGGGCAAGTGCACCGAGAAGGAATACGGCGAGACCGTCGACGACATCCTCATGCTGCTGAGCGGTCAGACCGCCGATCTGGTGGCGCGGCTGCGGCCGCGCATGGAACGTTTGGCGAAGGAGATGCGCTTCGAAGAAGCGGCCAAAGCGCGCGACACGATCCGCGACCTGTGGAAGTTCTCGCGTCAGAAGCTGTCGGTGACGCTCGCCGACGACCTCGACGAGGATACGTGGTTCGCGATGACGCGCCTGCGCGACCTTTGCGGACTGCCCGTGGTGCCATGGCGCATCGACGGCTTCGACATCTCCCATTCGGCGGGGCGCGAGACGTACGGCGTGGCCGTGGTTTTCGAACAGGGCTATCCCAACCAGTCGCTGTACCGCCGCTACGCCATCAAAACGGTGGAGGGGATCGACGACTTCCGTTCCATGCGCGAGACGGTGCTGCGCCGTTACCGCGGAATGATCGAAAGCCAGCTGCCGCTGCCGCAGCTGATTCTCATCGACGGCGGCCCCGAGCAGCTGGCGTTCGCCCGCCAGGCGCTGGCCGAAGTGCCCGTGGCGATCCGCACGATCGCGCTGGCAAAACGCGACGAACTGATCTTCACCGAGCCGGACAAACCGCCGTTGCGGCTCGACTGGAACGATCCGGCGCTGCGTCTTCTGCAGCGCGTGCGCGACGAGTCGCACCGCTTCGCCATCACCACGCACCGCCGCAAGCGCGTTTCGCGCCTCAGCCGCTCGGCGCTGGAAGACGTCCCCGGCATCGGCAAGCATAAAGCGGCGCTGTTGCTGTCGACCTTCGGCAGCGTGCAGCGCATCGCCGCGCTCTCCGCGGAAGAACTGCAAAAAGCGCCCGGCATCGGCCCCGTTCAGGCCGCGAAGATCCTCGGTTTTTTGACCGAAACTCCCGAGCCGGAAGCGCCGGAGACGAAAAAAACGGTGGAACTTGTCCGCGCGGAGCGTCCGCCTCAGGCCGTCGCGCCGGAGACGGCCCGGTATCGTTGGGACGAAACGATAGACGTGCCTTATCGTGAAATGCCTCCCGAGCGGCGCGACGCCTCCGGCGGCGTTCACCCGGCGGAAGCCGCCGGGGCGCCTGCCGAAGAAGCGCCGGGCGACGGACGCGCGGTGCGCAAAACGTACGATCCCAAACGAAAGCGAGGCATCCATCGCGCATGA